The Shinella zoogloeoides genome includes a region encoding these proteins:
- a CDS encoding EAL domain-containing protein: MPLLAALRRHLASIAEWARPSLVPAAIAGCVILTGDVLYERLNENIYRSELQNHVSADLTLAAARLQSEVKGNIAALRSISNLFSVAPDQGTAQFGVFAHKLMVQNNHFRRIGVAPGGKVSQVFPRQGAEHYLGTDFNRFPSFRTAAERVRTRGRSLMFGPVEFASGGRGFHLFMPVFTRVDARSDFWGYIDGLIDERRLLIDAGLLQTGRHMRQGAPQHTTDIELAIRDVSVPDNIVDPFFGSADVFDNEPVVQVLDFPGGRWELGAVPASGWHHPPANLMQIRLTAAAAALIIIVPIFLTGGLVSERQRNMARLRARERQVQSLSQRLDIALDASKIGIWEIELPAGGRSWDSQMHRLHGFPEDETPDDDEWRSVLHPDDIAKTKAEMDLILAGGSEYRSQYRILMPDGSWHYIRNVGSRLVGPNGMEKLTGISWDVTEDVLLNQALQRAKEHAEVQNAELAKLTRRLDLALDSYQCGLWEADLENELTLWDERMHQLYGLTYTDGVVTREMWLGSIHEADRQAIMDNVGHCIEHDLPYVHEARILLAEGIIRHVRSVGKIHRGPDGGRKLIGLAFDVTEDVILKQSLKAAKEQADAKNVELAQAKDRIEHNALHDPLTGLANRRRLDDELTAIAARSGTADERVAILHIDLDRFKQINDTLGHAAGDALLIHASQVLRSCARPGDLVARIGGDEFLVVAGGTTDETYLSTLARRIIGLMQQPVEYEGHLCRFGVSIGIALAEGRAIDTAKLLVNADIALYRAKAMGRNRHEFFTEVLQAEIISNKRIADDILSGIENNEFVPYYQPQIDAGTMKLAGAEALIRWNHPRDGLLTPDRFLKIAEDLNVMATLDRIVLEKALIDCARWAAQGLIMPKISVNVSARRLRDESLIDSLTGLSIQPGQISFELVESIFLDESDDVVLANLERIKALGIDIEIDDFGTGHTSIVSLLKLKPKRLKIDRQLVAPILSSHNEQALVRSIIEIGRSLGIEIVAEGVETMEHAEMLNRLGCDLLQGFAFARPLSREAFLAFGTEMRWKIAS, translated from the coding sequence TTGCCTTTGCTCGCCGCCCTTCGCCGTCATCTGGCGTCCATCGCAGAGTGGGCGCGGCCCTCGCTCGTTCCCGCCGCGATCGCGGGCTGTGTCATCCTCACCGGCGACGTGCTCTATGAGCGGCTGAACGAGAACATCTACCGCAGCGAACTGCAAAACCATGTATCGGCCGATCTGACGCTGGCGGCCGCACGCCTGCAGAGTGAGGTAAAGGGCAATATCGCCGCCCTGCGCAGCATTTCCAACCTGTTCTCCGTCGCCCCCGATCAGGGCACCGCGCAGTTCGGCGTTTTCGCCCACAAGCTGATGGTGCAGAACAACCACTTCCGCCGGATCGGCGTGGCACCCGGAGGCAAGGTCTCGCAGGTATTTCCGCGACAGGGCGCCGAGCATTATCTCGGCACGGACTTCAACCGCTTTCCCTCCTTCCGCACCGCAGCGGAGCGCGTGCGAACGCGCGGGCGGTCGCTGATGTTCGGCCCGGTCGAATTCGCCAGCGGCGGGCGCGGCTTCCACCTCTTCATGCCCGTCTTCACCCGTGTCGACGCGCGGAGTGATTTCTGGGGCTATATCGACGGGCTGATCGACGAGCGTAGGCTGCTGATCGATGCCGGCCTGCTCCAGACCGGCCGTCATATGCGGCAGGGCGCCCCGCAGCACACCACCGACATCGAACTTGCCATCCGCGACGTGAGCGTGCCGGACAATATCGTCGATCCGTTCTTCGGTAGCGCCGACGTGTTCGACAACGAACCGGTCGTGCAGGTGCTCGATTTTCCCGGCGGTCGCTGGGAACTGGGCGCGGTTCCGGCCAGCGGCTGGCACCATCCGCCCGCCAACCTCATGCAGATAAGGCTGACCGCCGCCGCCGCCGCGCTCATCATCATCGTCCCGATCTTCCTGACCGGCGGCCTCGTCAGCGAGCGGCAGCGCAACATGGCGCGGCTGCGGGCGCGCGAGCGGCAGGTCCAGTCCCTGTCGCAACGCCTCGACATCGCGCTCGACGCCTCCAAGATCGGCATCTGGGAAATCGAACTCCCCGCGGGCGGCCGCAGTTGGGACAGCCAGATGCACCGCCTGCACGGCTTTCCGGAAGACGAGACGCCGGACGACGACGAATGGCGCTCGGTGCTGCATCCCGACGACATCGCCAAGACCAAGGCGGAGATGGACCTCATCCTGGCCGGCGGCAGCGAATACCGGTCACAATACCGCATCCTCATGCCGGACGGCAGCTGGCACTATATCCGCAATGTCGGCTCGCGCCTCGTCGGCCCGAACGGCATGGAAAAACTGACCGGCATCAGCTGGGACGTCACCGAGGACGTCCTGCTCAACCAGGCGCTTCAACGCGCCAAGGAACATGCCGAGGTGCAGAATGCCGAGCTTGCGAAGCTGACGCGGCGCCTCGACCTTGCGCTCGATTCCTACCAGTGCGGCCTGTGGGAAGCGGACCTGGAGAACGAGTTAACGCTGTGGGACGAGCGCATGCACCAGCTCTACGGCTTGACCTATACCGACGGCGTCGTCACGCGCGAAATGTGGCTGGGCTCGATCCACGAGGCGGACCGGCAGGCGATCATGGACAATGTGGGCCACTGCATCGAGCACGATCTGCCCTATGTTCACGAAGCGCGCATCCTGCTTGCCGAGGGCATCATTCGCCACGTCCGCTCCGTCGGCAAGATCCATAGAGGCCCCGACGGCGGCCGCAAGCTCATCGGCCTCGCCTTCGACGTCACCGAGGACGTGATCCTCAAGCAGAGCCTCAAGGCGGCGAAGGAACAGGCGGACGCCAAGAATGTCGAACTGGCGCAGGCCAAGGATCGCATCGAGCACAATGCGCTGCACGATCCGCTGACGGGCCTTGCCAACCGCCGCAGGCTCGATGACGAGCTGACCGCGATCGCAGCGCGCAGCGGGACCGCCGACGAGCGCGTCGCCATCCTGCATATCGACCTCGACCGCTTCAAGCAGATCAACGACACGCTCGGCCATGCGGCCGGCGACGCACTGCTGATCCATGCCTCGCAGGTGCTGCGCTCCTGCGCGCGGCCGGGCGATCTCGTCGCGCGCATTGGCGGCGACGAATTCCTCGTGGTCGCCGGCGGCACGACGGACGAGACCTATCTCAGTACGCTCGCCCGCCGCATCATCGGCCTCATGCAGCAGCCGGTCGAATACGAGGGGCATCTGTGCCGCTTCGGCGTCAGCATTGGCATCGCGCTCGCCGAGGGCCGCGCCATCGACACGGCGAAGCTGCTCGTCAATGCCGACATCGCGCTCTACCGCGCCAAGGCGATGGGACGGAACCGCCACGAATTCTTCACCGAGGTGCTGCAGGCCGAGATCATCTCGAACAAGCGCATCGCCGACGACATCCTCTCGGGCATCGAGAACAACGAATTCGTGCCCTATTACCAGCCGCAGATCGACGCCGGCACGATGAAGCTCGCCGGCGCCGAGGCGCTGATCCGCTGGAACCACCCGCGCGACGGGCTGCTGACGCCCGACCGCTTCCTCAAGATCGCCGAAGACCTCAACGTCATGGCGACGCTCGACCGCATCGTGCTGGAAAAGGCGCTGATCGACTGCGCCCGCTGGGCGGCGCAGGGTCTCATCATGCCGAAGATATCGGTCAATGTCTCGGCCCGGCGCCTGCGCGACGAGAGCCTGATCGACAGCCTCACCGGCCTCTCCATCCAGCCCGGCCAGATCTCCTTCGAACTGGTGGAATCGATCTTCCTCGACGAGAGCGACGACGTCGTGCTCGCCAATCTCGAGCGCATCAAGGCGCTCGGCATCGATATCGAGATCGACGATTTCGGCACCGGCCACACCTCCATCGTCAGCCTCCTGAAGCTGAAGCCCAAGCGGCTGAAGATCGACCGCCAGCTCGTCGCGCCTATCCTTTCCTCGCACAACGAGCAGGCGCTGGTGCGCTCGATCATCGAAATCGGCCGCTCCCTCGGCATCGAGATCGTCGCGGAGGGCGTCGAGACGATGGAGCATGCCGAGATGCTGAACCGGCTCGGCTGCGACCTCCTGCAGGGCTTCGCCTTCGCCAGGCCGCTCTCGCGCGAGGCGTTCCTCGCCTTCGGCACCGAGATGCGGTGGAAGATCGCTTCGTAG
- a CDS encoding DUF1344 domain-containing protein, translating into MRLLIATLMAMAVLLSPLAASAESADVEAVITKVDTANLSLSLDDGKKYQAPEEFNFDGLEPGVKVVVFYTDVDGKRVINDLEIVQ; encoded by the coding sequence ATGCGGTTGCTCATCGCTACACTGATGGCCATGGCTGTTCTCCTTTCACCGCTCGCCGCTTCCGCGGAAAGCGCCGATGTCGAGGCGGTGATCACCAAGGTGGATACGGCCAATCTCAGCCTGTCGCTCGACGACGGCAAGAAGTACCAGGCGCCGGAGGAGTTCAACTTCGACGGCCTCGAGCCGGGCGTGAAGGTGGTGGTGTTCTACACCGACGTCGACGGCAAGCGCGTCATCAACGATCTGGAGATCGTGCAGTAA
- a CDS encoding histidine phosphatase family protein codes for MLIYMIRHGQTAWNAEGRLQGQKDIPLNDTGRRQAAGNGHALKGILGDTVADFDFVASPLGRTRETMEILRRAMGLDPLAYRTDPRLVELSFGDWEGHTLAELKASAPERVEERARAKWNFIPPGEDAESYEILCWRIGSFLGDVTRPTVCVSHGGVFRAAFRLNGMDEEEAANTPIHQDRILRLDGTGMHWL; via the coding sequence TTGCTCATCTACATGATCCGACACGGCCAGACCGCGTGGAATGCAGAGGGCAGGCTGCAAGGCCAGAAGGACATCCCGCTCAACGATACCGGCCGCCGCCAGGCGGCCGGCAACGGCCATGCCCTCAAGGGCATTCTCGGCGACACCGTTGCGGATTTCGACTTCGTGGCGAGCCCCCTCGGGCGCACGCGCGAGACGATGGAGATCCTACGCCGCGCCATGGGTCTCGACCCGCTCGCCTACCGCACCGATCCACGCCTTGTCGAACTCTCCTTCGGCGACTGGGAAGGCCATACGCTCGCCGAGCTGAAGGCGAGCGCCCCGGAGCGAGTGGAAGAGCGCGCCCGCGCCAAATGGAACTTCATTCCCCCGGGGGAGGACGCCGAAAGCTACGAGATCCTCTGCTGGCGCATCGGCTCGTTCCTCGGCGACGTGACACGCCCAACGGTCTGCGTCAGCCACGGCGGCGTCTTCCGCGCGGCCTTCCGGCTCAATGGCATGGATGAGGAAGAGGCAGCGAACACGCCGATCCACCAGGACCGCATCCTCAGGCTCGACGGAACGGGGATGCACTGGCTTTAG
- the fabI gene encoding enoyl-ACP reductase FabI — translation MVQASGLMKGKRGVIMGVANNRSIAWGIAKAIHAQGGEIAFTYQGDALKKRVEPLAAEIGAVLAGDCDVSDEASIDAVFDNIEKMWGKIDFIVHAIGFSDKEELTGRYVDTTPGNFAKTMQISVYSFTSVARRAEKLMTDGGSMLTLTYYGAEKVMPNYNVMGVAKAALEASVKYLAVDLGPKNIRVNAVSAGPIKTLAASGIGDFRYILKWNEYNAPLRRTVTIEEVGDVGLYLLSDLSRSVTGETHHADSGYHVIGMKAVDAPDISVIKD, via the coding sequence ATGGTTCAGGCATCTGGTCTGATGAAGGGCAAGCGCGGCGTCATCATGGGCGTCGCCAACAACCGTTCCATCGCCTGGGGCATAGCCAAGGCTATCCATGCACAGGGCGGCGAAATCGCCTTTACCTACCAGGGCGATGCCCTGAAGAAGCGCGTCGAGCCGCTGGCTGCCGAAATCGGCGCGGTGCTGGCCGGCGACTGCGATGTTTCCGACGAGGCGTCGATCGACGCGGTCTTCGACAATATCGAAAAGATGTGGGGCAAGATCGACTTCATCGTGCACGCCATCGGCTTTTCCGACAAGGAAGAGCTGACGGGCCGCTATGTCGACACCACGCCCGGCAACTTCGCCAAGACGATGCAGATTTCGGTCTATTCCTTCACGTCGGTCGCCCGCCGTGCGGAAAAGCTGATGACCGACGGCGGCTCCATGCTGACGCTGACCTATTACGGCGCCGAGAAGGTGATGCCGAACTACAACGTCATGGGCGTCGCCAAGGCCGCGCTCGAGGCGAGCGTCAAGTATCTCGCCGTCGACCTCGGCCCGAAGAACATCCGCGTCAACGCCGTCTCGGCCGGCCCGATCAAGACGCTCGCGGCCTCCGGCATCGGCGACTTCCGCTATATCCTCAAGTGGAACGAGTACAATGCGCCGCTGCGCCGTACCGTCACCATCGAGGAAGTAGGCGATGTCGGCCTCTATCTCCTGTCGGACCTGTCGCGCTCCGTCACGGGCGAGACGCACCACGCCGACAGCGGCTACCATGTCATCGGCATGAAGGCCGTGGACGCACCGGACATTTCCGTCATCAAGGACTGA
- a CDS encoding DnaJ C-terminal domain-containing protein: MRDPYSVLGVKRNAGQEEIKAAWRSLAKAVHPDQNHDDPLATVRFTEAGRAYDLLRDPEKRSRYDRQQREAELRRMEQMRRREAERKGKVEAPRMSEDAEDMIARIFGVDSRGQQAEPRPQARPQPQTQSASPAQPQQAAAQDARKPADEPAATDETMPARGSAPGGAIISAIIRRIRGSRARIDKAPDLVTDITVTVEDILNRVRPTIETPEGQTIRVPIGAGTTDGQVIRLREAGYRIENLRRGDAVVTVRVAPGRFRTDGFDLRIDLPITIENAVLGCETTIDGPLGPIPVTVPAWSGSDQTIRIEGEGLTKDNGERGDLIAEIRLLLWEKPDAKMIDLMRSLREGLYL; encoded by the coding sequence ATGCGTGATCCCTATTCGGTCCTCGGCGTGAAGCGAAATGCGGGCCAGGAGGAAATCAAGGCCGCCTGGCGCTCGCTGGCGAAGGCCGTGCATCCCGACCAGAATCACGACGACCCGCTCGCGACCGTGCGATTCACCGAGGCCGGCCGCGCCTACGATCTCCTGCGCGACCCGGAAAAGCGCAGCCGCTACGACCGCCAGCAGCGCGAGGCCGAGCTTCGCCGCATGGAGCAGATGCGCCGCCGAGAGGCCGAGCGCAAGGGCAAGGTCGAGGCCCCGCGCATGTCCGAGGACGCGGAAGACATGATCGCCCGCATCTTCGGCGTCGATTCCCGCGGCCAGCAGGCCGAGCCGAGACCGCAGGCCCGTCCCCAGCCGCAGACGCAATCCGCCTCGCCGGCCCAACCGCAGCAGGCCGCGGCGCAGGATGCCCGCAAACCCGCGGACGAGCCCGCCGCCACCGACGAGACGATGCCGGCGCGCGGCAGCGCTCCAGGCGGCGCCATCATCTCCGCCATCATCCGCCGCATCCGCGGCAGCCGCGCAAGGATCGACAAGGCACCGGATCTCGTTACCGACATCACCGTGACGGTGGAGGACATCCTCAACCGGGTGCGTCCGACCATCGAGACACCGGAAGGCCAGACGATCCGCGTGCCCATCGGAGCGGGCACGACGGACGGGCAGGTCATCCGCCTCAGGGAGGCCGGATACCGCATCGAGAATCTGCGGCGGGGCGACGCCGTCGTCACCGTGCGAGTCGCACCCGGCCGCTTCCGCACCGACGGTTTCGATCTCAGGATCGACCTGCCGATCACCATCGAGAACGCCGTTCTCGGCTGCGAGACGACGATCGACGGGCCGCTCGGCCCGATCCCCGTGACGGTTCCGGCCTGGTCGGGATCGGACCAGACGATCCGCATCGAGGGCGAGGGACTGACGAAGGACAACGGCGAACGTGGTGATCTCATTGCCGAAATCCGCCTTCTCCTGTGGGAGAAGCCGGATGCCAAGATGATCGATCTCATGCGGTCGCTGCGCGAAGGTCTCTATCTTTAA
- a CDS encoding RT0821/Lpp0805 family surface protein, whose protein sequence is MKDITKTRPETKPNWTRSLGLAAVMMSGVALSGCMSGLDLFSSDSNVDKTVRTNTVPNGNAERLTDEITVRNAVSSADLLRTGGNPIPWANSASGSAGVISSIAENQDRAGRPCRDFVTTKHSYQGIASFTGRTCMGNTGEWLLLAFDRQG, encoded by the coding sequence GTGAAAGACATAACAAAGACGCGACCGGAGACAAAGCCAAACTGGACGCGCAGCCTCGGGCTCGCCGCCGTCATGATGTCCGGCGTGGCGCTTTCGGGCTGCATGAGCGGTCTTGACCTGTTCTCCTCGGACAGCAACGTCGACAAGACGGTGCGCACCAACACTGTGCCCAACGGCAACGCGGAACGGCTGACCGATGAGATCACCGTGCGCAATGCCGTGTCCTCGGCCGACCTCCTGCGCACCGGCGGCAATCCCATTCCATGGGCGAACTCCGCCTCGGGCAGCGCGGGCGTCATCAGCAGCATCGCGGAAAACCAGGACAGGGCGGGCCGTCCCTGCCGCGACTTCGTGACGACCAAGCACTCCTACCAGGGCATCGCCAGCTTCACCGGCCGCACCTGCATGGGCAATACCGGCGAATGGCTGCTGCTCGCCTTCGACCGCCAGGGCTGA
- the pdxH gene encoding pyridoxamine 5'-phosphate oxidase, whose amino-acid sequence MSDNALTSGDFTEQNEPYALFGAWLAEAGKSEPNDANALALATVDETGLPNVRMVLLKGFDERGFVFYTNFESRKGVEILGARKAAMCFHWKSLRRQVRVRGDIEIVSDAEADEYYASRPRGSRIGAWASKQSRPLESRFALEKAVAEYTARYAIGDIPRPSHWSGFRLKPVSIEFWHDRPFRLHDRVEFRHTEDGKGWTKVRMYP is encoded by the coding sequence ATGAGCGATAATGCGTTAACAAGCGGTGACTTCACCGAGCAAAACGAACCCTATGCCCTGTTCGGCGCGTGGCTGGCGGAAGCCGGCAAGAGCGAGCCGAACGACGCCAACGCGCTGGCGCTCGCCACCGTCGACGAGACGGGCCTGCCGAATGTGCGCATGGTCCTGCTCAAGGGCTTCGACGAGCGGGGCTTCGTGTTCTACACGAATTTCGAGAGCCGCAAGGGCGTGGAGATCCTGGGTGCCCGCAAGGCTGCCATGTGCTTCCACTGGAAATCGCTGCGCCGGCAGGTGCGCGTGCGCGGCGATATCGAGATCGTGTCGGATGCGGAGGCCGACGAATATTATGCCTCGCGCCCGCGCGGCAGCCGCATCGGCGCCTGGGCCTCCAAGCAGTCGCGGCCGCTTGAAAGCCGCTTCGCGCTGGAAAAGGCGGTCGCGGAATATACCGCGCGCTATGCGATCGGCGACATTCCCCGCCCATCCCACTGGTCCGGCTTCCGCCTGAAACCCGTCTCCATCGAGTTCTGGCACGACCGCCCCTTCCGCCTGCACGACCGCGTGGAATTCCGCCACACGGAAGATGGGAAGGGGTGGACGAAGGTGCGGATGTATCCGTGA
- a CDS encoding polysaccharide deacetylase family protein, with protein sequence MPIRSVMRQGLKRAVITGGLEFAHLAERVGLMASARGMGAIFTLHHVRPKAPQTFDPNAHLEITPEFLEAAIEHLRDEGYQFVALADMAARLAIARAGERFAAFTLDDGYRNNAVHAQPVFTRHKVPFTVFVAPGLSCKTHGIWWETVTELLRAVPHLEFDFGSGPVTMPLATPFQKQAAYARFARFVHGGADEAAAIERLDTLAKAHGIDPLMITERLVMREPELKSLVLNPLASIGAHTVSHRALSRLGEEEARREMDQSAERIAAITGQRPETFAYPYGDRAAASPREYRLAKELGFRAAVTTEPGTLSARSFDLPTALPRISLNGLYQKPKYVGALASGIPFRLMRR encoded by the coding sequence ATGCCGATTCGCAGCGTCATGCGACAGGGACTGAAGCGCGCCGTGATCACCGGCGGGCTGGAGTTCGCGCATCTGGCGGAGCGCGTCGGGCTGATGGCGTCCGCGCGCGGCATGGGCGCGATCTTCACCCTGCACCATGTGCGGCCGAAAGCGCCGCAGACCTTCGATCCCAATGCGCATCTGGAGATCACGCCGGAATTCCTGGAGGCTGCCATCGAGCATCTTCGGGACGAAGGCTATCAGTTCGTCGCGCTTGCCGACATGGCCGCGCGCCTTGCCATCGCGCGCGCCGGCGAACGCTTTGCCGCCTTCACGCTCGATGACGGCTACCGTAACAATGCGGTCCACGCCCAGCCGGTGTTCACCCGGCACAAGGTACCCTTCACCGTCTTCGTCGCGCCCGGCCTTTCCTGCAAGACCCACGGCATCTGGTGGGAGACTGTGACGGAACTGCTGCGCGCCGTGCCGCATCTGGAATTCGACTTCGGCTCCGGCCCCGTCACCATGCCGCTCGCCACGCCCTTCCAGAAGCAGGCGGCCTATGCCCGTTTCGCAAGGTTCGTCCATGGCGGAGCCGACGAGGCCGCGGCCATCGAGCGGCTCGACACGTTGGCGAAGGCCCATGGCATCGATCCGCTGATGATCACGGAACGGCTCGTCATGCGCGAGCCGGAACTGAAGAGCCTCGTCCTCAACCCCCTCGCCTCGATCGGCGCGCACACCGTCAGCCACCGCGCGCTGTCGCGCCTTGGCGAGGAGGAGGCCCGCCGCGAGATGGACCAGTCGGCCGAGCGCATCGCCGCGATCACCGGCCAGCGCCCGGAAACCTTCGCCTATCCCTATGGCGACCGCGCCGCCGCATCGCCGCGCGAATACCGCCTCGCCAAGGAGCTCGGCTTCCGCGCCGCCGTGACGACCGAGCCCGGCACGCTCTCCGCGCGTTCCTTCGACCTGCCGACCGCCCTTCCCCGCATCTCGCTGAACGGGCTTTACCAGAAGCCGAAATATGTCGGCGCGCTCGCTTCGGGCATCCCGTTCAGGCTGATGCGGCGGTAG
- a CDS encoding LysR substrate-binding domain-containing protein, translated as MKRGRLPLTALRSFEAAGRLGSFTLAADELAVSQAAVSRQVKELEADLGRPLFERRHRAVRLTPAGQALLAVLSRAFDAIDASLSEVRGRRGGGLVEISAEPSFAACWLVPHLDDFRMGHPEIDVAVDSDMRLIDFRTHEAEIAVRHGLDAKAWPRTEVDHLVDVELVPVIAPGLLAGGPAIRTPADLLAHTLLHEENRSVWERWFAAAGLPDVALGRAQIFAEGNLVLQAVLRGHGVALVDSFLAAEDIAAGRLVQPFDLSIRHGAYWLVARSFKRLSPEARAFRDWLLRRIEA; from the coding sequence ATGAAACGTGGACGGCTGCCGCTGACGGCGCTGAGGAGCTTCGAGGCGGCGGGCCGGCTCGGCAGCTTCACGCTTGCCGCCGACGAGCTCGCGGTCTCGCAGGCCGCCGTCAGCCGGCAGGTCAAGGAACTGGAGGCCGATCTCGGCAGGCCGCTCTTCGAGCGCCGCCATCGCGCCGTGCGCCTGACGCCGGCGGGGCAGGCGCTGCTTGCCGTCCTGTCGCGCGCCTTCGACGCCATCGACGCCAGCCTGTCGGAGGTCCGCGGCCGGCGCGGCGGCGGGCTGGTTGAGATCAGCGCCGAGCCGTCCTTCGCCGCCTGCTGGCTGGTGCCGCATCTCGACGATTTCCGCATGGGCCATCCGGAGATCGACGTGGCGGTCGATTCCGACATGCGGCTCATCGATTTCCGCACTCACGAGGCGGAGATCGCCGTGCGGCATGGATTGGATGCGAAGGCCTGGCCGCGCACCGAGGTCGACCACCTGGTCGACGTGGAACTCGTGCCGGTGATCGCGCCGGGCCTTCTTGCCGGGGGTCCCGCGATAAGGACGCCGGCCGATCTGCTCGCCCATACCCTGCTGCACGAGGAGAACCGCAGCGTCTGGGAGCGCTGGTTTGCCGCCGCCGGCCTGCCGGACGTAGCGCTCGGCCGCGCGCAGATCTTCGCGGAAGGCAATCTGGTGCTGCAGGCGGTGCTGCGCGGCCACGGTGTCGCGCTGGTCGACAGTTTCCTGGCCGCCGAGGACATCGCGGCCGGCCGCCTCGTCCAGCCCTTCGACCTGTCGATCCGCCACGGCGCCTACTGGCTGGTGGCGCGCAGCTTCAAGCGCCTCTCGCCTGAGGCGCGTGCCTTCCGCGACTGGCTGCTGCGGCGCATCGAAGCCTGA
- the tldD gene encoding metalloprotease TldD: MNTDLLSLFDADEASVQAVLRETLKGADDGELFLEHAQAESLSFDNGRLKGGSFNTDQGFGLRAVAGEAVGYAHSGEMALSALKRAADAAGAVTRGYSGDYADAPVGTNRRLYTEDNPIGSPTFEQKVALLTEIDAYLRGKDPKVRQVTASIAASWQVVNILRADGHRVTDVRPMTRVNISVVVGEGDRQETGGYGIGGRTTFDAFLTGESWRAGADEALRQALVNLEAVEAPAGTMDVVLSNGWPGVMLHEAVGHGLEGDFNRKKTSAFAGLMGEQVAAKGVTVVDDGTIDNRRGSITVDDEGTPSAYNVLIEDGRLVGYMQDRQNARLMGMKATGNGRRQGYAYRPMPRMTNTYMLSGDRTPEEIIASVKNGLYAVSFGGGQVDITSGKFVFGCTEAYLIENGKVTAPVKGAMLIGNGPDAMRRVSMIGNDTKLDTGIGNCGKAGQWVPVGVGQPHLRMDQITVGGTKA; this comes from the coding sequence ATGAACACCGACCTTCTTTCCCTCTTCGATGCCGACGAGGCGTCCGTTCAGGCGGTGCTGCGGGAGACGCTGAAAGGAGCGGACGACGGCGAACTGTTCCTCGAACATGCGCAGGCCGAATCGCTCTCCTTCGATAATGGCCGCCTGAAGGGCGGCAGCTTCAACACGGACCAGGGATTTGGCCTGCGCGCCGTCGCGGGCGAGGCGGTCGGTTATGCCCATTCGGGCGAGATGGCGCTTTCGGCGCTGAAGCGCGCGGCGGATGCGGCCGGCGCAGTGACGCGCGGCTATTCCGGCGATTATGCCGACGCGCCCGTCGGCACCAATCGCCGGCTCTATACGGAAGACAATCCGATCGGCTCGCCGACCTTCGAGCAGAAAGTGGCGCTCCTGACCGAGATCGACGCCTATCTGCGCGGCAAGGACCCGAAGGTGCGGCAGGTGACGGCCTCCATCGCCGCGAGCTGGCAGGTCGTCAATATCCTGCGCGCCGACGGCCACCGCGTCACGGACGTCCGCCCGATGACCCGCGTCAACATTTCCGTCGTCGTCGGCGAGGGTGACCGGCAGGAGACAGGCGGCTACGGCATCGGCGGGCGCACGACCTTCGACGCCTTCCTCACCGGCGAAAGCTGGCGCGCGGGCGCCGACGAGGCGCTGCGCCAGGCGCTCGTCAATCTCGAGGCCGTCGAGGCGCCCGCGGGCACGATGGACGTGGTTCTTTCCAACGGTTGGCCGGGCGTCATGCTGCACGAGGCCGTCGGCCACGGGCTGGAGGGCGACTTCAACCGCAAGAAGACCTCGGCCTTTGCCGGGCTGATGGGCGAGCAGGTCGCCGCAAAGGGCGTCACCGTCGTCGACGACGGCACCATCGACAACCGCCGCGGCTCGATCACCGTCGACGACGAGGGCACGCCCTCGGCCTATAACGTGCTGATCGAGGACGGCAGGCTGGTCGGCTACATGCAGGACCGGCAGAACGCCCGCCTGATGGGCATGAAGGCGACCGGCAACGGCCGCCGCCAGGGCTATGCCTACCGCCCGATGCCGCGCATGACGAACACCTACATGCTCTCCGGCGACAGGACGCCGGAGGAGATCATCGCTTCGGTGAAGAACGGCCTCTATGCCGTCTCCTTCGGCGGTGGGCAGGTGGACATCACCTCGGGCAAGTTCGTCTTCGGCTGCACCGAGGCCTATCTCATCGAGAACGGCAAGGTGACGGCGCCGGTCAAGGGCGCCATGCTGATCGGCAACGGGCCGGACGCCATGCGCCGCGTCTCGATGATCGGCAACGACACCAAGCTCGACACCGGCATCGGCAATTGCGGCAAGGCCGGTCAGTGGGTGCCGGTCGGCGTCGGCCAGCCGCATCTGCGGATGGACCAGATCACCGTCGGCGGCACGAAGGCCTGA